The Moorena producens PAL-8-15-08-1 genomic interval GTACAGCAGGGAACCTTTGAGGAACTGCTTAATCAGGAAGGGTTATTTGCGAATTTGATGGCTCGACAAATGGCTTAGAAGATGGCTTAGAAGTATCAATGATCAAACCATGAACTATCGCTTTTGGGGCAAATCATACCTTAATTCAGCAACACCAAATGTCTTAATTGCGCAGAATCAAGCGTTGTCGATGAACATGCAACAAACGAAACTCCTGCTGCGCCACCTGGTCCAACATATAAATAATATGCTCTGGTCGCAACATGGTGCCATCATTCAAACAACTCCCCACATACCGCAAAACTACCCCAGACTCCGCAACCTCCTCTTCAGCATCTTTGGGTTTTTGGGATTCCATCAACTCGAAGTCAAATAAGCGATCGCATAAATTCACCAACTGCTTCTTACCCGACTTCGTAAACCGCTCCCACCAAATTTCCTTACTACCCTTAATTGCTTCAATCCAACCGTGCCAGTCTTCCCAAGAGGCCGATGACATTACCTCAACTCGAATCAAATACTCAGCCTTTTCCAACAGCTGAGTTCCAGCAGGTTCCTTCAAATCCACTGCTTCAACCCCATACACCGGAATCTCTATAGGCAACTGAGACACCAGCCTTTCCCTAAACTCCTCAACTGGCATTTTCTCAGTTAACTCAAACTCCACAATCTCCCCACTACTAGACGCTCCCAAGGGCAATGCATTAGCAATCATAATCCGAGCATTAGCCCGAAACCCCCCACTATAGCGAATTGGTAGTGACGCCCGTCTTACTGCTCTCTCAAACAGACTTGCCAAATCCAGATGACCCAACAAGGTCATATCCCCCAACTTTCCAAACCAAACCCGCACCCGCTGATCCTTATTAGTATTGGGTTTAAAGTGACCAGCAAATTGCGGAATCTGTGGCGGGTCAATCACCACATTATGACCAAAATCAATCCCACACACACCACAGTGAGAACACCCATCAAAGGAACAATCCGGTACTGTTGCTGCATCTAAGGCCCGTTGTAAATCTTCCTTGAGCCAATTCTTATCAATTCCCGTATCAATATGATCCCAAGGCAAGGGACCATCAAGGGCGTTAAGGGTTGAAGGTTGCAAGTTGGAAGGTTGCAACTCTTCTACACCAGCCATCACGTTCCATTCGCCACTTTCTACTTGGCGATATTTCCAGGTCAGACCTGATGAAGCGATCGCATTTTCCCAAGCACCAAATGCCCGATCCAAGCTTTCCATCCAGGCATCCATCCCTGCCCCCAATTCCCAAGCACGGCGCACCACCGCACTTAAGCGTCTGTCACCCCGTCCCACGAAATCTTCCATGGCCGAAATCCGAACATCGGTGTAATTAACCTTCACCCCCCTGATCTGACCAAATACTTGTTTAAGCAATTCCTGCTTGCGTTTAAACTCCGAAGTCGATACGGAATGCCACTGGAATGGGGTGTGAGGTTTTGGGGTAAAATTAGAAACAGTTATGTTAAACTTAAGGGTTTTTCTGCCTTTGGCACGGCACTCCTGCTGCAACCAACGCACCGTTTCCGAAATCCCCAACACATCCGCATCCGTTTCACCGGGTAAACCAATCATAAAATAGAGCTTGACTTTCTCCCAGCCTTGCTCAAATGCCGTCTTTACTCCCCTGAGCAGTTCTTCATTAGTCAGTCCCTTATTAACAATATCCCGCATCCGCTGAGTTCCTGCTTCTGGGGCAAAGGTCAAGCCACTCTGGCGATTTCCCCCTAGGATATTGGCAATATTTTCATCAAAGCGGTCTACCCGCTGACTCGGTAGGGACAGGGAAATGTTCTGATCCTTAAGACGATTTTTGATTTCCATCCCCACCGCTGGTAGAGCCAGATAATCCGAACAACTCAAGGATAAAAGGGAAAACTCGTTATACCCTGTAGCACGCATCCCTTGTTCAATAGCTTCCACCACTTGTTCCGGTTCCACATCCCGCGCTGGTCGAGTCAGCATCCCAGGTTGGCAGAACCGACAACCCCGAGTACAGCCCCGTCGCACTTCGATCTTGAGTCGGTCATGAACCGTTTGGATATAGGGTACTAGTCCAATAGCATAGGCAGGCATCGGTGTAGCCACACGCCGCAAAATCCGCTTCGGCACATCAGGGCGGTTGGGTTTAACTGAGCCATCCTCAGTCATATCATAGAATTGGGGGACATACACCCCTGGTATCTGAGCCAAATCCAGGAGTAACGCTTCTCGACTTAAGCCAGCTGCTTTGCCCTCTTCGATTACTAAGCCAATCTCTGGCAACAATTCTTCCCCATCGCCAAGATCAACAAAATCTAAGAAATCCGCATAGGGTTCAGGATTCGATGTCGCCGTTTGTCCACCTGCAAAAATTAGGGGTATTTCCGATATATCAAACTCAGCACGGTCTTTCCAGGTCAGGGGAATTTCTGCCAAATCCAACATTTCCAAGATGTTGGTTGCCCCTAATTCATAGCTAAGGCTAAAGCCAATAATATCAAAATCTTTCAGAGGTCGCCGATTCTCTACAGCAAACAGAGGGGTTTGAGTGGAACGCAATTTAGCTGCCAAGTCTGGGGCGGGTAGATAGGCGCGATCGCATAATTGCCTAGGTTGAGAATTCAATATATTGTAGAGGATGATATGCCCTAAGTTAGAAGCGCCCACTTCATAGACTTCTGGATAAGTCAATACCCAGCGTACCTCAGCTTTTTCCCAAGGTTTATGGACTGCTCCCAACTCGTTACCTAAGTAACGGGAAGGTCTGTTGATGTCTGGTGTTAATATTTCCTCTACAGTGATTGCCATAGAAACTTTATTACTGCTTTCAATGCAGTTAACCCTAATCCACCATTCATTTTATCAGTACTCAGGGTAGAGATAGGGGGATAAAGGTGATGAAGTGAGGGAGTAGAGAACCACCAGATTTCTTGACTAGCATTTCCCTATCTCCTCCCATCGTCATCGGTTTAAGCACTTAATCTTCCTTGGATTTCCTAGGATTTTGCTGCACTCATAGCCATTGAGTTAGCTTCCCAACCTACTCCAACCCCCTAGAGGGCTGTAGCAAAAGCCTCATGGCTCTCAAAAATCTCAAACACTCCATCTAATTTAGTTAGCTCCAGCATAATGCGAATTGAAGGAGCTACGGAGCAAAGACCAAAGCGCCTCTCTAGACGTCTTGCTAGCTTCAGGGCATGAATTAAGGCCATTAAGCCAGCACTGTCGAGTGACTCTAACTGATGCATATCAACCAACAAAGCCGAATCCTCACCAGCCACCACAGCTTCTGTCAACTGACTTTTAAACTCAACTGCATTGGAGGCGTTAATATGACCGGAAGGTTGAATAATTCTTAATTTTGCACTTAGGGTCGCCTGTGTCATAATGAGTAGACTCCTCACTTGGTCAAATCCAATAAAATTTTTTAGAGAATATATTGAAGATAGTATGGAATTTTGCTAATTCCATACCACTTGTGATAGACTTTGCCGAATCTTTACAGATGGCTAATGGTTTTTAAAATCTTCATAAAACTTACCATCAAAATGTATCATATATTACTTTCTTTAAAGTTAAGTAATTTATCTATTTTTCATTTTCGATGGTCTAAGTTGCTATGAGCATGGCTCAGTTCATGCCTATAGATAGTAATTAAATTTTAATAATTTTTGTTACGTTAAATCAATAGAGCTGCCCTGACATAAAAATATAAGACTTTTTTTTATAGGCTTGAGCCAAATGTTTAGCTTTAGGTAAGTATAACGTTAACTAGGGTGTAGAGGCAAGTAGTACTAAGCAGTATTTGCTTATAACTGCCTCAACTTCAATACCTCTAAGCCTTCAAACGGCATAGCTTCTTAGGTTCAGGTTAAGCTTTCTGAGTTAAGTCAAAAAGGCTTATAATATATATGTGAGAGAGTACAAATCCACCTCATCAGTGATTTAGATCACATACCAATAAGATAAAAATCACTAGAGTGGTTAGTAGTTTCAGAAGACAATAAATTTATATGGAATTGTGGGTAAGTGATTGTGAAAACTACATTTGTTATTCGTCAACTAGTAGAAAAAGCCCTCTATATTAGGAAATTGACTCCTGATATAGAAAATGCAATTAACTACGAACTAACTCAAACCGGTTACATCTCTGATGTGGATTACGAAGCATTGGAATTATTAATGTCTGAGATGGATGCTGGTCGTGTACAGCTCGTTCCGAGTCACTAGAAACAGTGGTTATAAACTAAGGCTAGACAAGATTGGAGGCTTGGTAACTAGTCCATGACTTTTAGCCATAACTTTTAGGGTTGCGGCAAACTCTGACAGCTACATGTGGCAAAACCGCTACAACTTTAGTTTACTCTCCTAAGGGTTCTGACTTGCTACTGCTTAAGTCGTGATCAGATCACCATGGAGGTGGGCATTGTCCTATTACCGACTAACTCCTAACAAAACTTAGAACTTGTCCGGATAAGCTTGCCAAACTGCACAGATAAAATAACTTAGTTGCTGGCGAGCAGCAGGGTCACTTTCTACATTGACATCTGGGTCATCTAACCGAACCAACAGAGGAATTACTTCAGTATCTAAGGCTAGTCGTAATAAACTCGCTGGCCAAAGTAAATCCGGTCCAGAGCGTAGGTCGTAAAGAGTGAGGTGTTCAGAGGGTTCCGCTGCCAAACGCTCTTGACTATCCTCTAAGGTCACCAATACCATAGAACGCACCCAACACATTTGTCGGGATGACACAAATTCGATGACTTCAGCGTATAAACGAGTATTGTCATGCTCTAAGCAAATAATCTGATGAGGCTGGAACTCGTAAACCAAACCCCTTGATACATCTTTATTCACCAGGCATCAATTCCTAAATTGAGTCATTACGATACAACATACTGTTCATATTACCAGTTTGGTTAACGGGGGTATTAGACCCAGATTTGGGATTACTGGAAGTCACAGGCCGTCTCACGTAAAAAACAAAGGACGCGGAAGCCATGTCACAAAGTGAGCCGGGATCAAGCGCAAGCGCGGTTTTAAGCGCAGTAAAGTATAATAGATATAGGTCGAAATTAGCCAAGGCACTCTTAGCTCCGGAGAAAACGGCTAGGCCAGTAGGTTAGTATCTGCGAGTGATACGTAAATCGGATCAATGTTGAAGAATCAAGAATCAAGAATCAAGAAATACCAATTTTAAAT includes:
- a CDS encoding STAS domain-containing protein — protein: MTQATLSAKLRIIQPSGHINASNAVEFKSQLTEAVVAGEDSALLVDMHQLESLDSAGLMALIHALKLARRLERRFGLCSVAPSIRIMLELTKLDGVFEIFESHEAFATAL
- a CDS encoding TIGR03960 family B12-binding radical SAM protein, which codes for MAITVEEILTPDINRPSRYLGNELGAVHKPWEKAEVRWVLTYPEVYEVGASNLGHIILYNILNSQPRQLCDRAYLPAPDLAAKLRSTQTPLFAVENRRPLKDFDIIGFSLSYELGATNILEMLDLAEIPLTWKDRAEFDISEIPLIFAGGQTATSNPEPYADFLDFVDLGDGEELLPEIGLVIEEGKAAGLSREALLLDLAQIPGVYVPQFYDMTEDGSVKPNRPDVPKRILRRVATPMPAYAIGLVPYIQTVHDRLKIEVRRGCTRGCRFCQPGMLTRPARDVEPEQVVEAIEQGMRATGYNEFSLLSLSCSDYLALPAVGMEIKNRLKDQNISLSLPSQRVDRFDENIANILGGNRQSGLTFAPEAGTQRMRDIVNKGLTNEELLRGVKTAFEQGWEKVKLYFMIGLPGETDADVLGISETVRWLQQECRAKGRKTLKFNITVSNFTPKPHTPFQWHSVSTSEFKRKQELLKQVFGQIRGVKVNYTDVRISAMEDFVGRGDRRLSAVVRRAWELGAGMDAWMESLDRAFGAWENAIASSGLTWKYRQVESGEWNVMAGVEELQPSNLQPSTLNALDGPLPWDHIDTGIDKNWLKEDLQRALDAATVPDCSFDGCSHCGVCGIDFGHNVVIDPPQIPQFAGHFKPNTNKDQRVRVWFGKLGDMTLLGHLDLASLFERAVRRASLPIRYSGGFRANARIMIANALPLGASSSGEIVEFELTEKMPVEEFRERLVSQLPIEIPVYGVEAVDLKEPAGTQLLEKAEYLIRVEVMSSASWEDWHGWIEAIKGSKEIWWERFTKSGKKQLVNLCDRLFDFELMESQKPKDAEEEVAESGVVLRYVGSCLNDGTMLRPEHIIYMLDQVAQQEFRLLHVHRQRLILRN